One window of Botrimarina mediterranea genomic DNA carries:
- a CDS encoding alpha/beta hydrolase family protein yields MLFLRQPISSALRRFIGMLPLVLLAGMGVSIVAAAAPLPVELETPDGVLLSGTFFPAEEAGPDTPVVVMLAGENESSAVFHGLATRLQTADEGGSTATPMSVLTVALRGLGDSTRVRSANGQVTDRRGAKLTPIDAAAMVKSDMEAVRRFLVDKNDAGELNLNRLAYLGIELGAIVATGAAAVDWAVPVLNRGKQGRDVKALVLVSPPWKQLGLEMLPVLRQPGVQSEIAFLITYGGDDKGVASDVNRIVKQLEKGRPEPTKLNEGDDPTPPSVIDAPGPSRLQGSAWLKQAGRDGETAIIRFLDRTLAQPDYAWSQRRLK; encoded by the coding sequence ATGCTATTCCTTCGCCAGCCGATTTCTTCCGCCTTACGCCGCTTTATCGGCATGCTGCCACTTGTGCTGTTGGCGGGAATGGGCGTCTCGATCGTGGCCGCTGCTGCTCCGCTACCGGTGGAACTTGAAACGCCCGACGGCGTTCTCCTTTCGGGCACGTTTTTCCCTGCCGAAGAAGCCGGGCCCGACACGCCGGTCGTCGTCATGTTGGCTGGGGAGAACGAGTCCTCGGCGGTGTTTCACGGCCTAGCGACGCGACTACAAACAGCCGATGAGGGGGGGTCCACCGCGACGCCGATGTCGGTCCTCACGGTCGCCCTCCGTGGCTTGGGAGACAGCACCCGCGTCCGCAGTGCTAATGGCCAGGTGACCGACCGTCGCGGCGCGAAACTCACCCCCATCGACGCCGCCGCGATGGTGAAATCGGACATGGAGGCGGTGCGGCGGTTCCTCGTCGATAAGAACGACGCCGGCGAGTTGAACCTCAACCGGTTGGCTTACCTGGGCATCGAGCTCGGCGCGATCGTCGCCACCGGCGCAGCGGCGGTCGATTGGGCCGTGCCGGTGCTCAATCGGGGCAAGCAAGGACGCGACGTGAAGGCGTTGGTGCTGGTGTCGCCGCCGTGGAAGCAGCTCGGCCTGGAGATGCTCCCCGTGCTGCGTCAGCCGGGTGTGCAGTCGGAGATCGCGTTCTTGATCACCTACGGCGGCGACGACAAGGGCGTCGCCAGCGACGTGAACCGCATCGTCAAGCAGCTCGAAAAAGGTCGCCCTGAGCCGACCAAGCTAAACGAAGGTGATGACCCCACACCACCGAGCGTCATCGACGCCCCGGGCCCGTCACGCTTGCAAGGCTCGGCGTGGCTCAAGCAAGCGGGCCGCGACGGCGAGACCGCGATCATCCGTTTCCTCGACCGTACCCTGGCCCAGCCCGACTACGCCTGGTCGCAGCGGCGCTTGAAGTAA
- a CDS encoding vWA domain-containing protein, producing MSEAYQDQPNATAAASGRFSEPLAWLSSLAMHACALICLAVFTQIAPLDKAPLLFTSPPPEEPEPLDDAFRVSEELSIDIGALSDGGVGDAAASAPLEAVVPEVALDLQALTELGQIPTLEASTPSLSSPDPNSNTLVIGVGAVGTTGSEGAIDWLTGAILQSLEQSPTVVVWLFDRSESLTAQREEIVRRFDRVYEELGVAATRGAEGFDAAEEDEAPLLTSIVAFGEGVEFVTRKPTADIEAIKEAVRSIEPDESGAENVFGAVLSAAERHKRYRLQRPRRNVMLVVVTDEAGDDFANIDRAVAYCRKMQMPVYAVGAPAPFGRRETYVRYVDPDPKYDQTPQYLPVQQGPETLFPERLRLGSFAGDDYDGTILDSGFGPYALTRLTRETNGSFIAVHPFRVDAGRANRRGADDTMVARLDYFFDQRVMRRYLPDYVPTTEYQKRVSRNGAKRALVEASAMAWTEKLENVRRDFPKLDEAQFAEDLSNAQRAAAILEPKLAQLVTTLRRGEADRPKIDDPRWQAGYDLALGQALAAKVRAEGYNAMLALAKQGLSFTSEKKDTWVIRPAEEISTGSLDQREAEDAIRYLKRVVAEHEGTPWAFLAQRELSTPLGWKWNDEFRNLAERRQQENNRPPRPERPEPPPKPRRTPKL from the coding sequence TTGTCCGAGGCATACCAGGATCAACCGAACGCCACCGCCGCAGCGAGCGGACGGTTCAGCGAGCCGCTGGCATGGCTCTCCAGCTTGGCAATGCATGCCTGCGCACTGATTTGTCTAGCGGTCTTCACGCAGATCGCACCGCTGGACAAAGCGCCGCTGCTGTTCACCTCGCCCCCACCCGAAGAGCCCGAACCGCTCGACGATGCGTTCCGCGTCTCTGAGGAGCTTTCGATCGATATCGGCGCCCTCTCCGACGGCGGCGTCGGCGACGCCGCGGCCTCGGCGCCGCTCGAGGCGGTCGTCCCCGAGGTGGCGCTCGACCTGCAAGCGCTGACGGAGCTGGGACAGATCCCGACACTCGAAGCCTCAACGCCCTCGCTCTCCAGCCCGGACCCCAACAGCAACACGCTCGTCATTGGCGTCGGCGCGGTAGGCACAACCGGCAGCGAGGGCGCCATCGATTGGCTCACCGGCGCGATCCTGCAATCGCTCGAACAGAGCCCTACGGTGGTCGTCTGGCTGTTCGACCGTTCAGAGAGCCTCACAGCGCAGCGGGAGGAGATCGTCCGCCGCTTCGACCGCGTCTACGAAGAGCTAGGCGTCGCCGCGACGCGCGGCGCCGAAGGCTTCGACGCAGCCGAGGAGGACGAGGCGCCGCTGTTGACTTCGATCGTGGCGTTCGGCGAGGGCGTCGAGTTCGTCACCCGCAAGCCAACGGCCGACATCGAAGCAATCAAGGAGGCCGTCCGCTCGATCGAGCCCGACGAGAGCGGCGCCGAGAACGTCTTTGGAGCCGTGCTGAGCGCCGCCGAGCGTCACAAGCGCTACCGGCTCCAGCGGCCGCGGCGGAATGTGATGCTAGTGGTGGTCACCGACGAGGCGGGCGATGACTTCGCCAATATCGATCGCGCCGTCGCCTACTGCCGGAAGATGCAGATGCCGGTCTACGCCGTGGGAGCGCCGGCGCCGTTTGGCCGCCGAGAGACCTACGTCCGCTACGTTGACCCCGACCCGAAGTACGACCAGACGCCGCAGTACCTGCCGGTGCAGCAAGGCCCCGAGACGCTGTTCCCCGAGCGGCTGCGGCTCGGGTCGTTTGCGGGCGACGACTACGACGGCACGATCCTCGATTCGGGCTTCGGCCCCTACGCCCTGACGCGGCTGACGCGCGAGACCAATGGTTCATTCATCGCCGTGCATCCCTTCCGTGTTGACGCCGGCCGCGCCAACCGCCGCGGCGCCGACGACACGATGGTCGCACGGCTCGATTACTTCTTCGACCAGCGGGTGATGCGGCGCTACCTGCCCGACTATGTGCCCACGACCGAGTACCAGAAGCGTGTCAGCCGCAACGGCGCGAAGCGGGCGCTGGTCGAGGCGTCGGCGATGGCTTGGACCGAGAAGCTCGAGAATGTGCGGCGTGATTTTCCGAAACTCGACGAAGCCCAGTTCGCCGAGGACCTCAGCAACGCCCAGCGCGCCGCGGCGATTCTTGAACCCAAGCTGGCGCAGCTGGTGACGACGTTGCGGCGCGGCGAAGCGGACCGGCCGAAGATCGACGACCCGCGTTGGCAGGCGGGCTACGACTTGGCGCTCGGCCAGGCTCTCGCCGCCAAGGTCCGGGCCGAGGGTTACAACGCGATGCTCGCCCTGGCGAAGCAGGGGTTGTCGTTCACGTCCGAAAAGAAAGACACCTGGGTCATCCGCCCCGCCGAGGAGATTTCTACCGGCAGCTTAGACCAGCGCGAAGCGGAAGACGCGATCCGCTACTTGAAGCGTGTCGTCGCTGAGCACGAAGGAACGCCGTGGGCCTTTCTCGCCCAGCGCG